TCTGTTTGATAGTTTAAATTGATGTAAGCAAAGGCACACGCTCACAGCATTTCTCCATGTGTCTGATATAGTCAAACTTCCCTTCCAACAAGTTACTCCAGAGGGAGTGATATTTGTTAGTCTGTGGGCCATGGTTGCTCTGACTGCCTACTGGATAATGTCCCTCATCCTGCGGTTGCTGGTGGGAGCTGTGAGGCAGGCGCTGTGGCTCCTGAAGGTCATCTTCACTGTTGCTATGTTTGGGTTGATTCTCAGCGACGCCGGTGCTTCTGCAGAAACCACAGCACTGAGATTAGCAGgactggtgtgtgtttgtgtcctgttAGGCGTAGGTGGAACATCTGGAAAGCGAGATACACATCTAGAGGATAAAGTCAAGATGTTGGAGAGACGGCTGAGAGATATGGAAAGAAGCAGAGAGGAATAGGAAACATTCACCCGGTTCCCTTC
This sequence is a window from Triplophysa rosa linkage group LG4, Trosa_1v2, whole genome shotgun sequence. Protein-coding genes within it:
- the tmem109 gene encoding transmembrane protein 109, with translation MGQLLYFTTYILSVSYPFLQPCHSLEWDNQSSPLHNVRSIVTSFSEEAHSYLVSMIGENVVDSCLKSARNSVTFLSESAAAGLNVLIRYLSEILEAAGIDVKLPFQQVTPEGVIFVSLWAMVALTAYWIMSLILRLLVGAVRQALWLLKVIFTVAMFGLILSDAGASAETTALRLAGLVCVCVLLGVGGTSGKRDTHLEDKVKMLERRLRDMERSREE